One uncultured Carboxylicivirga sp. genomic window, AATATTTTAAATCTTTCGGCAATAATATTCCTAAAAGCAAACAAGCAGATCTTATCGACAGAATAAATTTCATGAAGGGAATTGACTTTGTTCAGATAGAAAGTACAGTACCTCACCGTGATTCATCATATATCAATCTTTCTTTTGAAGCAACTACTTCAAATCTTAGTGAAAAGATGGGCACTAAAATCTTAATTAGTCCAATTAATCACTTCTCTTTTAAATTTGAAAAACCTGAAAAAAGAAACCTACCGGTTGTTATCAATTTGCCAATTGTGCAAACAGATACAATCCTATATAAACTTAGTGAACCAATAAAAGAGTTGAAAGGAATAGAAAACACTGAATTCAATTCTGTTTATGGATCTTATTCGAGAAAGATAGTTTTTTCTGAACATACCATTAAATTAATCAGAGATATTGAAATCAATCAGGGACAATATTCCATACAGGAATATGAAGCTTTTTATAATTTTATTGATAAATTAAACCAGCAGGAAAATAGAAAAATACTTATTACCCAATAACAATCAAATCTAAATCCAGAATTCATGAAGAAGATAACTACATTATTATTAATTATTTATTCCACCTTATTAATTGCCCAAAATAAAAGAATAGAATTTGGAATTTTAGATCCGGATGATTTAACACTGAAGGAATGTCCCTTTGAAAAGGATGCACCTGCCGTTGTAATTTTTGATTACGGTGAATCAAGGTTTCTTTACAATGAAGGTTCTGGCTATGAAATAGCCTTTAAACAACACAAACGAATCAAAATATTTAACGAAGGCGGATATGATCAGGCCGAAATTGTTATTCCCTTATATATATCTAAAAACGACAGAGAAACCATAAGAGATATTGAAGGATACACCTACAATTTCAAGAATGATCATCTTGAAAAAATCCCATTGGATAAAAGCCTTATTTACGAAGAAAAAATAAGTGAGTATGTATATCTAAAGAAATTTGCCTTACCAAAGGTTACTGATGGATCGGTGATTGAATACACATATACGATAGACTCTCCTTACCATATTCATTTTCGCGACTGGGAGTTTCAAAGTGATATTCCTACCTTATACAGTCAGTATACTGCTGCTATGATTCCATTCTATTCATACAGATATCGTCTGCAGGGAGCTTCTAAGATGGACCATTTCAACAGCTATGAAGAGCGCGGCATCGACAGAAGATTTATGGGTATCACCTTTAGAGATATGATATATGAATTCGGATTAAAGAATGTTCCTTCCTTTCAGGATGAAAGCTTCATCAGTTCAAGAAATGACTACATTAAGAAAATTGATTTCCAACTGGTCGAAATCAATCACCCAACCGGATACAAGCAAAAATTTATGGATACTTGGCCTTTGTTGGCTAAAGAACTTCTTGATTACGAAAGCTTTGGTAAGTACATTAAGAAAGCGACTAAATGGGCCGAAAAGAATGCAAGTCAATTTACCTCTTTATCAGAACCAGAACGGTTCAATGCCATATTAGATATGGTAAAAGCCACCTATAAATGGAATGATTACGAAGGCAAATATGCCCAACTCGATTTTAAAGATTTCCTGAAAAATCTTGAAGGTAATATTGGTAATATTAATCTCTTTACGATAGGAGTTCTAAGAGCGAATAACATTGAAGCTGAACCTGTAGTTATTAGCACACGAGATCATGGTAAGGTAAGTAACGATTTCCCTTATTCCGATTTCTTTAATTATGTGTTAATACTGGCTAAAATAGATGATCAGTATAAATTACTGGATGCCACACAGGGCTTTTGTCCTAATGAATTAATCCCTGATAACTGCATTAATGGTCAGGGCTTTATTGTTAAAGAAAACAGTGATCAATGGGTTACCATTGACAATGCAGCTCCTTCAATTGAAAAAACCATCCTTGAATACGCTGTCAACCTAAACAATTACACTATTGAAGGAGAATGCAGTAAAACTTCAACAGGATATATTGCATTAAATCAAAGACGAAGCTATTATTCAAACCAGGACAATTTTAAGAAAAGATATGAACCACTTGGGCTTAGTGAAAGTGAAGAAATAAAGGTTAATAATTTATTGGATGAAGAAAAACCTTTTGAATTCAGTTTTGATTTCAATCAGAATATTGATGTAATAGATAATCAAATTATCCTGCATCCATTTGCACATTTCCCTATTAAAGAGAATCCTTTTAAACAGGAGAATCGCACATTACCAATTGATTTAGTTAATAAAAAAGCCTATCAGTATACAGCATTGATTGAGATTCCAGAAGGATATAAAATTGAAGTTCTACCTCAAAAAGAAGTAATTAATCAAAAAGAACTCCAATTAACTTTTCTTTCGCAGGATATGGGAAATAATAAAATTAAAGTGTACGCATCTTATAACTTTCAACAATCAACATATCCTGCCGAAAACTATTTAGCTCTAAAACAGTTTATGAATAAAGTAACGGAAATACTTAATTCTAAAATAGTACTGATAAAAGATGATCAATTGACAATGAAATAGTTTCAACAACATGGAGAATATAAGGATTAAAAAGGAAGCTAAATGTGACATTTAACAATATCCATTTGACTTTTTTTTGATACTTTTGTTTGAATTTATTTGCTGTGAAGCTAATTGGAACAGGGCTTAAAAAGGACGACATCATCAAATAACTACTTCTTATACAGAAGGCTTGCAATTACTTTAATTTTAGCTAATGCAAATTAATTGATTGTGCATTCTTCTGAAGGTTTGATTCTTCTGCATATCCCTGCAACCATTATCTTCTTTTGCCGTACGAAACATCGTTACTCACACTCCTGTGACTGAGGAGGCGAAGCTATGTACATCGATAACAAAATTCCATTTCAACAATAATTTCAACTCAACAAATGTCAAAAATTCTAATAACCGGAGCTGCCGGTTTTGTTGGTTTTCATTTATCTAAATTACTTGCCAGTAAAGATGTTTCTGTAATTGGTATTGATTCCCTAAATGAATACTATGATGTTCAGTTGAAATTTGATCGTTTAAAAAAACTTAAGGAAATATCCAACTTCACTTTTCGAAGTGTTAACATTTGTGATAAAGACGCATTAGATGAATTATTTCAAAAGGAAAAATTTGATGTAGCCATCAACCTTGCTGCTCAGGCCGGTGTAAGATATAGTATTGATAAACCCTACAAATACATTGACAGCAATCTTATTGGATTCATCAACATGTTAGAAGCCTGCCGCAACAATCCGGTAAAACACTTAATCTATGCATCTTCCAGCTCTGTATACGGAAATACAAAAGAAGTACCTTTCAGTGTTGAGAATCGTACAGATGAACCAGTATCATTATATGCTGCGACAAAAAAAGCCAATGAGATGATGGCACACAGTTATGCAGCTTTATATAAAATCCCAATGACTGGTTTGCGTTTCTTCACCGTATATGGTCCGTGGGGTCGACCTGATATGGCCTATTTCTCATTTACCAATAAAATAGTGAATCGAGAAACTATTCAGGTATATAATCATGGGGATATGGAACGAGATTTCACTTATATAGATGATATAACAGCAGCTATAGAAAAATTGATCGATCTACCTTTTGATACTTCGGAAGAACAAGAAAAGCCATATCGTCTGTTTAATATTGGGAATAACAAACCTGTAAGATTAATGGATTTTATTTCAACTCTGGAAAAACATTTAGGTAAAGAAGCGCCAAAAGAGTTTCTTCCCATGCAAAAAGGTGATGTATATAGAACCTATGCTGACATCTCTGATCTTGAAACCAGAATTAACTTTAAACCAAATACATCCATTGATGAAGGTTTGAGTAGATTTGTAAGCTGGTATAAGGATTATTATAAAACAAAGTTGGTTTAGTTGTTGAATTGTAAAGTTGTTGAATTGCAAAAGTTTTTTCTAAATTAAATCTCTATTCAACCTTTTAATCACTTGACCATGTATACTTATAGTTTTGAAAAATTAGAGATCTGGCAGCTTTCTAGAGAATTAGTGAAAAATATTTATCAAGTAACCACAGATTTTCCGGATTCAGAAAAATTCGGATTAACTAATCAATTAAGAAGAGCCTCTGTATCTATCTCATCCAATATAGCAGAAGGAAATGGGAGGAATAGTAAAAAAGATAAAGCTCGTTTTATTGAAATTGCATATTCAAGCCTGTTAGAAGTTTTAAATCAATTAATACTTTCTAATGATTTAGATTTTATATCAGATATAACACTTTCTGATTTTAGAATTCAAATAAATGAATTATCCAATAAACTTAACTCGTTTCATAAAAACTTACTTATACTTAGTTAAACAAAGACTCAACAATTAAATACCTAAACAATTGAACAGCCAAGCAAACAACATTCACCCCACAAACATATATCTTCATCGCGAGGACAAAGAACAATACCTGAAGCAAAATGCTAAAGTAATCTGGATTACTGGCCTAAGTGGTTCAGGAAAGAGTACTCTAGCTCATGGTCTGGAACGTAAATTGGCACAAAGAGGTTATTTAACCCAAGTATTGGATGGAGATAATATTCGTACCGGAATAAATAACAATCTGGGTTTTACAGAGGAAGACCGAAAAGAAAACATTCGTCGCATTGCAGAAGTAAACAAGCTTTTTTTGAACTGTGGTGTGATTACCATTAATGCTTTTATCTCCCCTACCAACGATGTTCGTGCTATGGCCCGTGAAATAATTGGTACGAATGATTTCATTGAAATATTTGTGGATGCTAGTTTTGAAACATGCACGCAACGCGATCCGAAAGGACTTTATAAGAAAGCTCTAGCTGGTGAAATAAAGAACTTTACCGGTCTGGATGCTCCATTTGATCGACCTGAAAATCCTGAGTTAGTAGTTGACACCAATAAACTGAGTATTGAAGAAGGAGTTGAACTGGCTTATGAATATGTTAGCGGTGCAGTAAGATGGTAGCTTTCATAAGGAAAAAGTTAAAAGAGTAAAGGCAAAGAATTAATTAACAATAAATTAATTGTTCGCGTATCTTTAAATGTCAACTAAACAAATCCACTATTAAACAAATATAAAGTGCAAGATATTTCTGATCTGGATCTAAAGCAAATATTATATACTGAACCTCTAAAGCAACGTCATAGTGATATCGAAGAGCTAAAACAATTGGCTATAATTGAAAAGCGTTCTGAAGACGAAGATTTATCTTTACTGGAGGTGAGTAATCGATTATTCTTAAATGATTTTGCAGAGCAGGAGATCATTGATACCCGAAATCGATTCTCTGATTTCTGGGATGTTGAAATCGATGACACTGAAATTCCAATTGAATTAAGTGGAACAACTGATCAGGGACAATTAGATAGAATGGATGAAATTATTAACTCATTGGAGTTTGGTGATGACTTGAAGCCTTTTAAACTAAATAAATTGGCTGAACAACATCCCGAGATCCCATTCTATTCACTGATGAGCATCATCGACATGGAACTTCAAGGTAAAGAACCTTCAAAGATATTGCGAAAAATACAAGAAGCCTGTTCGGTATATCCTGAAAACAGATTATTCGAGTTATTTCAAGATCAATACCTGATAATTCAAGACAAAAAGCCTATATTACTGAATGATGCTACTTTTGAGCAAACCTCATTAAGTATATTATTAAAAGGTCGACAGAAGATTCATCCTGTAGAATTTTACATTGCTCATGCAGCTTTATTTGAATTCGTTGCGCAAACAGATAACCTTTTGCTAACGGATTCTTTTTTGTTTACCTCTTCCCAGGTTTATCCCGAAGAAGAAGAAGTCATCAATCAGAAAGCATTACTTTTTGACTTGCACAAACTGGATTATTGCATTGAGAATTATGCACCAGAATTGAATGATTAATGGTTAGTTGTTAATTATTTATGGTTAAGGTTTCGATATTTCGATTAGAGATTAAATCTGCAAAGAAGGTATTAGTAATTAGAACGCTTTGCTTTAGAAATTAGAAATGAAAAATAAAATAGTTAAACAACTCGATAGCTATCGAGTCAACAATTTATAATATTAACAAACATCTAAAAATCATAAATCAAACATCCATTGATCTCCAACATTAACCAATTAGATATAAATAAACTTTACACCTTTAAAGATTACCTTACCTGGCAATTTAAAACTCGGGTAGAACTTATTAAAGGTCGTATTTTTAAAATGTCACCAGCACCTTCTCCTATTCATCAGGAGGTAGCATCAGCTTTAAACGCGGAATTATATCAATACTTAAAGGGAAAGGCTTGTAAAGTTTTCCCTGCACCTTTTGATGTACGTTTAGACAATGATAAGAACGGGACACATACTGTGGTACAACCAGATTTAAGCGTTATTTGTGACTTAATGAAGATTGATGATAAAGGTTGTAATGGAGCTCCTGATTTAGTGGTAGAAATTATTTCTCCTTCCACGGCCAAGAAAGATTTGCACGAGAAATATGATTTATATGAACGTTCAGGTGTTAAAGAATACTGGATCATTCATCCATTCGAAAGAACATTAACCTGCTTTCTACTGGATAATGCCGGTGTATACAAAGCTACTAAACCCCTGACTGAAGGCGATATAGTTAAAAGTGAACTTTTACCTGGGTTTGAATTAAACCTTACCTACATCTTCCCTGAACAAGTGCAGGAACCAGAGGAAGATTATAATAGGATCTGACAAGAAAAAAGTAAAAAGGGTAAAAGATTAGAGAT contains:
- a CDS encoding Uma2 family endonuclease, with protein sequence MISNINQLDINKLYTFKDYLTWQFKTRVELIKGRIFKMSPAPSPIHQEVASALNAELYQYLKGKACKVFPAPFDVRLDNDKNGTHTVVQPDLSVICDLMKIDDKGCNGAPDLVVEIISPSTAKKDLHEKYDLYERSGVKEYWIIHPFERTLTCFLLDNAGVYKATKPLTEGDIVKSELLPGFELNLTYIFPEQVQEPEEDYNRI
- a CDS encoding four helix bundle protein gives rise to the protein MYTYSFEKLEIWQLSRELVKNIYQVTTDFPDSEKFGLTNQLRRASVSISSNIAEGNGRNSKKDKARFIEIAYSSLLEVLNQLILSNDLDFISDITLSDFRIQINELSNKLNSFHKNLLILS
- a CDS encoding DUF3857 domain-containing protein; amino-acid sequence: MKKITTLLLIIYSTLLIAQNKRIEFGILDPDDLTLKECPFEKDAPAVVIFDYGESRFLYNEGSGYEIAFKQHKRIKIFNEGGYDQAEIVIPLYISKNDRETIRDIEGYTYNFKNDHLEKIPLDKSLIYEEKISEYVYLKKFALPKVTDGSVIEYTYTIDSPYHIHFRDWEFQSDIPTLYSQYTAAMIPFYSYRYRLQGASKMDHFNSYEERGIDRRFMGITFRDMIYEFGLKNVPSFQDESFISSRNDYIKKIDFQLVEINHPTGYKQKFMDTWPLLAKELLDYESFGKYIKKATKWAEKNASQFTSLSEPERFNAILDMVKATYKWNDYEGKYAQLDFKDFLKNLEGNIGNINLFTIGVLRANNIEAEPVVISTRDHGKVSNDFPYSDFFNYVLILAKIDDQYKLLDATQGFCPNELIPDNCINGQGFIVKENSDQWVTIDNAAPSIEKTILEYAVNLNNYTIEGECSKTSTGYIALNQRRSYYSNQDNFKKRYEPLGLSESEEIKVNNLLDEEKPFEFSFDFNQNIDVIDNQIILHPFAHFPIKENPFKQENRTLPIDLVNKKAYQYTALIEIPEGYKIEVLPQKEVINQKELQLTFLSQDMGNNKIKVYASYNFQQSTYPAENYLALKQFMNKVTEILNSKIVLIKDDQLTMK
- a CDS encoding NAD-dependent epimerase/dehydratase family protein; the protein is MSKILITGAAGFVGFHLSKLLASKDVSVIGIDSLNEYYDVQLKFDRLKKLKEISNFTFRSVNICDKDALDELFQKEKFDVAINLAAQAGVRYSIDKPYKYIDSNLIGFINMLEACRNNPVKHLIYASSSSVYGNTKEVPFSVENRTDEPVSLYAATKKANEMMAHSYAALYKIPMTGLRFFTVYGPWGRPDMAYFSFTNKIVNRETIQVYNHGDMERDFTYIDDITAAIEKLIDLPFDTSEEQEKPYRLFNIGNNKPVRLMDFISTLEKHLGKEAPKEFLPMQKGDVYRTYADISDLETRINFKPNTSIDEGLSRFVSWYKDYYKTKLV
- the cysC gene encoding adenylyl-sulfate kinase, yielding MNSQANNIHPTNIYLHREDKEQYLKQNAKVIWITGLSGSGKSTLAHGLERKLAQRGYLTQVLDGDNIRTGINNNLGFTEEDRKENIRRIAEVNKLFLNCGVITINAFISPTNDVRAMAREIIGTNDFIEIFVDASFETCTQRDPKGLYKKALAGEIKNFTGLDAPFDRPENPELVVDTNKLSIEEGVELAYEYVSGAVRW